From a single Deltaproteobacteria bacterium genomic region:
- a CDS encoding MjaI family restriction endonuclease — protein MAKEWILNSAMNRFQLNFKRNVGAVSEEIRKCAPKTIEEWNEYYFRNVRTKEHIEGLGRRLYIKITEVIAAEVDEITEEDCIGYMFNMVIDRIFDGYMTEIKTIYGQLERILKMNIQPAPDEWDRLYNVDFFIKIRDKYIGLQIKPVGDVSHIPQIFKEHSIQEVTHKKFTEKYGGKVFYVISIKEGGKKKIHNTEIIPEIEQEIKRLQK, from the coding sequence ATGGCAAAAGAATGGATATTGAACAGTGCAATGAATCGTTTTCAGCTAAATTTCAAACGCAATGTTGGAGCGGTTTCAGAGGAAATCAGAAAATGCGCCCCAAAAACAATAGAGGAATGGAATGAGTATTACTTTCGAAACGTCAGAACAAAAGAACACATTGAAGGGTTAGGGCGCAGATTATATATAAAAATCACTGAAGTGATTGCGGCTGAGGTTGACGAGATTACAGAGGAGGATTGTATTGGATATATGTTTAACATGGTAATAGACAGGATATTTGATGGATATATGACCGAGATAAAGACTATTTATGGACAATTAGAACGGATTTTAAAGATGAATATACAACCTGCACCTGATGAATGGGATAGATTGTACAATGTAGATTTTTTCATCAAGATACGAGATAAATATATTGGACTTCAGATTAAACCTGTTGGAGATGTTTCACACATTCCTCAAATATTTAAAGAACATTCCATCCAGGAAGTCACTCATAAGAAATTTACTGAAAAATATGGTGGTAAAGTATTTTATGTTATATCCATAAAAGAGGGCGGAAAAAAGAAAATACACAACACAGAGATCATTCCAGAAATTGAACAGGAAATTAAAAGATTGCAAAAATGA